TCTTAGCCTTATCCCTGATCTCATCATGTTCCTCACAGCCCCTGTGACATCTTTGTTGCGAAGACTGTAAATgagggggttgagcacaggagttATGATGGTGTAAAAGGCTGATACCATCATGTCCTTTTCGGCTGTGTGGTAGGAACTGGGGAGCATGTAGGTGTAGATGGCAGCGCCAAAGAAGAGCAGCACTACAATCATGTGGGAGGAACAGGTGGCAAATGCCTTCCTGCGACCTTCAGAGGAATTCATTTTGTGGATGAGGTGCAGGATGAGGGCGTATGAGATTGAGATCACCACAATGGGGATAAGGAGCATGAGAACACAGCACAAGTACATAAACATCTTGTAGAGGGAGATGTCAGAGCAGGAAAGCTTCAGCAGGGCAGGCGCCTCACAGAAGAAACTCAGGATTTTCCTGGACTGACAAAAGGGAAGCTCATAGTAATGGGAGTGAGCAAAAAACCATCAACTGTTCCTAAGAACCAACATCCTGACGCCAGACATTCACAAACCCTCTGGTTCATAAGCAGTGGGTAATGGAGGGGTCTGCAAATGGCAGCATATCGGTCATAAGCCATGGCAGCCAGCAGAAAAAATTCAGCCCCAGCAAGGGTTAGGTAGAAGAACATCTGGACTCCACAGCCAGAGGAGGAAATTGTATGATCTCCTGTGACCTGTCCCACAAGCATCTTGGGCACTGTCACAGATATATACATGAGGTCCATGAGGGCCAGCTGACTGATGAGGAAATACATGGGGGTATGTAGACGTGCTTCTGTGTGGATTAAGATGATGAGGAAAGCATTCCCAGTAAGGGCCATCAAGAAGAAGATGAAGGTCACAGCATAGAACAGGGTTGCATTCTGGGTTTCACCAAACAATCCTACTAGTATGAAATCAGTGTTTGAGGTTCGATTCTCAGAAATTTGACTCCTAGTGTACATACTCTTGGTTGTAGTTATCACCTGAGGAAGAAAGTGTCACTGTTTTCATACCTTTCATTGGCACATGGTTtccttagcctttttttttctccagaaagaATGGTAATTAGAGTTATTTTTCAAACGTGAAATAGACACAGATCTGGCCTTCCATATGAAATAAACCTGGACAAGCAGTACTTCTAATCTTTATGTGCAACACATTTACATTTTAAGTCTTAATTGTTTCCCCCCAAATTGAGAACATAAACCATCCAATGTGAAGATTAAAAAGGTAAAGtacaggggctgagcagtggcacacttggttgagtgaacatgttactatgcacaagaatctTTGTTCTAGCCCCTTGTTCTCACCTGCTgcaggaagcttcgtgagcagtgaagcagtgtttcagttgtctctcattcccttccttccttccttctttcctccctccctccctccctccctccctttctctctctctctctctctctctctctctctctctctctctctttctttctttcttcttttattgctaccagggttatctctggggatcagtgccagcactatgaacctacGGTTTCCAGCGGCCATGTCGCAtcatcctctcttttttttctttctgatttttattagctaggacataAATTAAGAGATGActtggagatagagagagtgaaagaaagagagacacctgaagacctacttcacctctggtgaagcagaccccctgcaagtggggagcagagggctcaatatctcattctctttccatcactacctccccttccactcttaacttctctttgtcctatcagagATAATTTtaagcaattaaaaaacaaagctgAGTAGGGAAGTAGAAATGTATTGGATTAAGCCATTCACGatacttttcagtccactttCAGATACAGTAGCCTATTCAGGACTTGGTGACAGAACTTATAGCAGATACTAAATAACAGTAGTATCATTGATAA
The DNA window shown above is from Erinaceus europaeus chromosome 2, mEriEur2.1, whole genome shotgun sequence and carries:
- the LOC103107665 gene encoding LOW QUALITY PROTEIN: olfactory receptor 2T3 (The sequence of the model RefSeq protein was modified relative to this genomic sequence to represent the inferred CDS: inserted 1 base in 1 codon) translates to MYTRSQISENRTSNTDFILVGLFGETQNATLFYAVTFIFFLMALTGNAFLIILIHTEARLHTPMYFLISQLALMDLMYISVTVPKMLVGQVTGDHTISSSGCGVQMFFYLTLAGAEFFLLAAMAYDRYAAICRPLHYPLLMNQRVCECLASGCWFLGTVDGFLLTPITXELPFCQSRKILSFFCEAPALLKLSCSDISLYKMFMYLCCVLMLLIPIVVISISYALILHLIHKMNSSEGRRKAFATCSSHMIVVLLFFGAAIYTYMLPSSYHTAEKDMMVSAFYTIITPVLNPLIYSLRNKDVTGAVRNMMRSGIRLRNAVSAKAWE